A stretch of Chryseobacterium viscerum DNA encodes these proteins:
- a CDS encoding caspase family protein: protein MKKALIVGINDYAPIGYGGPDLNGCVNDARDMANTLVICGFSPAKIKILTNQNATRANILNYLKSMISTSVKGDSLVFYYSGHGTRVANIGSDLELDGLDEAICPHDYANNGVIRDDDFKTVLSKLKAGVNMEVIFDCCYSGTGTRKMDLGLEADLLNETARYIPPMLEDEFYLTYASEMEASKSSKKSTVLTKALVPVAGMNHTLWAAAKDNQVSMEGTISGQIRGYFTYHFCKILRATNGNIVRKTLDKQVAIALAAMGAAQINQTESITAEFSQKIFT, encoded by the coding sequence ATGAAAAAAGCACTTATCGTAGGTATTAATGATTATGCACCCATCGGATACGGAGGTCCGGACCTTAATGGCTGTGTAAATGACGCAAGAGATATGGCAAATACATTGGTTATTTGTGGTTTTAGTCCGGCAAAGATTAAAATCCTGACCAATCAGAATGCCACAAGAGCGAATATATTAAACTATCTGAAATCCATGATCAGCACCAGTGTAAAAGGTGATTCTCTGGTTTTTTATTATTCAGGACACGGAACCAGAGTAGCCAATATCGGATCCGATCTTGAACTGGATGGTCTGGATGAAGCCATTTGTCCGCACGATTATGCCAATAACGGAGTCATCCGGGATGATGATTTCAAAACAGTTCTCAGCAAGCTAAAAGCCGGAGTGAATATGGAAGTGATCTTCGACTGCTGTTATTCCGGAACAGGAACCCGAAAAATGGATCTGGGACTGGAAGCGGATCTCCTCAACGAAACCGCCCGTTATATCCCGCCAATGCTTGAAGATGAATTTTATCTAACGTATGCCAGTGAAATGGAGGCTTCTAAAAGTTCAAAAAAATCAACCGTTCTTACTAAGGCTCTTGTCCCAGTTGCCGGAATGAATCATACGCTATGGGCCGCTGCGAAGGACAACCAAGTCTCTATGGAAGGTACTATCAGCGGACAAATACGAGGATATTTCACCTATCATTTCTGTAAAATACTGCGTGCTACCAATGGAAATATCGTCCGAAAAACACTTGATAAGCAGGTTGCCATCGCATTAGCAGCTATGGGAGCAGCCCAAATTAACCAAACGGAAAGCATCACTGCAGAATTTTCACAAAAAATATTCACTTAA
- a CDS encoding sensor histidine kinase, whose translation MNRISSIRKNIVRNKKILSTMKRRLVIWALAVVTFCVFSYLIDPFDPVWKEYLNGPLKMILEDGTWIVFFSIIISEVSIFIDRTLNKLLPWRDRTVKRLLIQCLLQIVGSVMIVIIINGIVGSCTSVTLPDMDSRREYTLLGQWIATNIIISLIISAFNTVDYLLENWKKTAVEAAQHKLRASKHKQVAMAAELQALKLQIDPHFIFNNLSVLSELILEDQQLGYDYSEKFARVYRYLLVNSKKDIIALEEELKFLESYIFLIEKRIGEGVIFKIDIQEEYRSRFTLPLSLQLLVENAIKHNQTSKANPLEIHIYTNTEGELVVSNTFLPLINKPDSSGVGLTNIIARYEILGYPKPVIEKTEDKFIVKLPLI comes from the coding sequence ATGAATAGGATTTCTTCCATCAGAAAAAATATAGTACGGAATAAGAAGATTCTTTCCACCATGAAAAGAAGGCTCGTGATCTGGGCACTGGCAGTGGTTACTTTCTGTGTTTTTTCCTACCTTATTGATCCCTTTGACCCTGTTTGGAAAGAATATCTGAATGGTCCGCTGAAGATGATTCTGGAAGATGGCACCTGGATTGTCTTTTTTTCCATCATTATTTCAGAGGTAAGTATATTTATAGACAGAACGCTCAATAAATTGCTTCCCTGGAGAGACAGAACTGTAAAGCGACTGCTCATCCAATGCTTACTGCAAATTGTGGGAAGTGTCATGATTGTGATTATTATCAATGGAATTGTAGGTTCCTGTACCTCTGTGACATTACCTGATATGGATTCCCGGAGAGAATATACACTTCTTGGGCAGTGGATTGCAACTAATATTATAATATCATTGATTATCAGTGCTTTTAATACCGTGGATTATTTACTTGAAAACTGGAAAAAAACAGCAGTAGAAGCTGCCCAGCATAAACTGAGGGCTTCCAAACACAAACAGGTAGCTATGGCGGCTGAACTTCAGGCACTTAAGCTTCAGATAGATCCTCATTTTATTTTCAATAACTTAAGTGTGTTGTCAGAACTCATCCTGGAAGATCAGCAGCTAGGGTATGATTATTCCGAAAAATTTGCGAGAGTATACAGGTACCTGTTAGTCAATTCCAAAAAAGATATTATTGCATTAGAAGAGGAGCTCAAATTTTTAGAATCCTACATCTTTCTGATTGAAAAAAGAATTGGCGAAGGTGTTATATTCAAAATAGATATTCAGGAAGAGTACAGATCCAGATTTACTCTTCCGCTGTCTTTACAATTATTGGTTGAAAATGCCATTAAGCATAACCAGACCTCTAAAGCAAATCCTCTGGAAATCCATATTTATACAAACACTGAAGGAGAATTGGTTGTTTCTAATACATTTCTGCCTTTGATCAATAAGCCGGATTCCTCAGGAGTAGGACTTACCAATATCATTGCACGTTACGAAATCCTTGGATATCCTAAGCCTGTGATTGAAAAAACTGAAGATAAATTTATTGTAAAACTCCCATTGATATGA
- a CDS encoding response regulator transcription factor: protein MKTIPIAIVDDHTLISKALENMITENTQYRVIMNHPNGEEFIAGVEKASELPAVVLMDVNMPYKNGIETTEWLTEHYPDIKVIALTMDDDEKVLIRMLKAGAKGYLLKDMQPSILFQAIDTVFEKGSFYTDFVAQKLLKVKTEEMKNASLLSELKDREKEFIKWACSELTYKEIADKMCLSPKTIDGYRDSVFVKLDIKNRAGLVLFALKHDLC from the coding sequence ATGAAAACTATCCCCATAGCGATCGTTGATGATCATACCTTAATCTCCAAAGCTTTGGAAAATATGATCACAGAAAACACTCAATATCGGGTAATTATGAATCATCCCAACGGAGAAGAATTTATTGCAGGTGTGGAAAAAGCTTCTGAATTACCCGCCGTAGTACTGATGGATGTTAATATGCCTTATAAAAATGGTATAGAAACTACAGAATGGCTTACCGAGCATTATCCCGACATTAAAGTCATTGCCCTGACAATGGATGATGATGAAAAAGTTCTGATTAGAATGCTGAAAGCAGGTGCTAAAGGATATTTATTGAAAGATATGCAGCCTTCTATCCTATTCCAGGCCATAGACACCGTATTTGAAAAGGGCAGTTTTTATACTGATTTTGTGGCCCAGAAATTATTGAAAGTAAAAACAGAGGAAATGAAAAACGCCTCTCTTCTTTCCGAGTTGAAAGACAGGGAAAAAGAGTTTATAAAGTGGGCATGCAGTGAACTTACCTATAAGGAAATTGCTGACAAAATGTGCCTGAGTCCTAAAACAATAGACGGCTACCGGGATTCGGTTTTTGTAAAACTGGATATAAAAAACAGAGCCGGGCTGGTTCTTTTTGCGTTGAAACATGATCTGTGCTGA
- a CDS encoding efflux transporter outer membrane subunit, whose amino-acid sequence MRIFNIKNFLISGAMASLLVSCAVGKKYTRTDLQVPETYKESVQVTGDTVVLPWKTFFKDPKLIGLIDKALSRNNEVNVALKNIEQLDLIYKQAKLGLMPTLDLTAGANRSWASKNTLNGSLNEQFVGTKYMDDFNAALKLSWEIDIWGKAKMQKESAAAEYFGQKENLNAIKSRIVVQVAQAYYNLISLDEQLKIAEQNIELSDNTLKMMNLQFTAGQINSLAVQQSEAQKKTAELLIPLAKQNISIQENALSILCGEYPAKIEREGNLKTMIPENKLSEGLPAQLLSRRPDLKVAEFNVISLNSKTGLAKAAMYPSISLSPQIGVNSNKFSSWFDIPGSITKAIAANLAAPIFQKKQLKTAYETALLEQEKAAINFKQSVMTAVGEVSDAMAKSKGASERLQLLEQRTAILDKGINDALKLYKSGMATYLEVITAQNNKLQNDLETINVTLERLNAEVDLYRSLGGGVE is encoded by the coding sequence ATGAGAATATTTAATATAAAGAATTTCCTTATTTCAGGCGCAATGGCATCACTTCTGGTGTCTTGTGCCGTAGGGAAAAAATATACAAGAACAGACCTTCAGGTTCCCGAAACCTACAAAGAATCTGTACAGGTAACAGGAGATACTGTAGTGCTTCCATGGAAAACCTTTTTCAAAGATCCTAAGCTGATAGGATTAATAGATAAAGCTCTTTCCAGAAATAATGAAGTGAATGTAGCCCTGAAAAACATAGAACAGCTGGACCTGATCTATAAACAGGCTAAGCTGGGTCTGATGCCAACACTGGATTTAACTGCCGGAGCGAATAGAAGCTGGGCTTCCAAAAATACCCTTAACGGCTCTCTTAATGAACAGTTTGTAGGGACCAAATATATGGATGATTTTAATGCTGCCCTAAAGCTTTCCTGGGAAATAGATATTTGGGGAAAAGCTAAAATGCAGAAAGAATCCGCTGCAGCAGAATATTTTGGGCAAAAAGAAAATCTGAATGCCATCAAAAGCAGGATTGTAGTTCAGGTGGCTCAGGCTTATTATAACCTTATCAGTCTTGATGAACAGCTGAAAATAGCTGAGCAGAATATTGAACTTAGTGACAATACCCTTAAAATGATGAATCTTCAGTTTACAGCAGGCCAGATTAATTCACTGGCTGTTCAGCAGTCAGAAGCGCAAAAGAAAACTGCGGAACTGTTGATCCCTTTGGCAAAACAGAATATTTCCATTCAGGAAAATGCATTGAGTATTCTTTGTGGAGAATATCCGGCTAAAATAGAAAGAGAAGGAAACCTTAAAACAATGATTCCTGAAAACAAATTGTCAGAAGGATTACCCGCACAGCTACTGAGCCGCAGACCGGATCTGAAGGTGGCAGAATTTAACGTAATCAGTTTGAATTCTAAAACCGGGCTGGCAAAAGCAGCAATGTATCCAAGCATAAGCCTGAGCCCGCAGATAGGAGTAAATTCCAATAAATTCAGTTCATGGTTTGACATCCCGGGCTCTATTACCAAGGCAATCGCAGCGAATCTTGCAGCTCCCATTTTTCAGAAAAAACAACTGAAAACGGCTTATGAGACCGCATTGCTTGAACAGGAAAAAGCAGCCATCAATTTTAAACAGTCTGTAATGACCGCTGTTGGAGAGGTATCCGATGCCATGGCCAAGTCTAAAGGCGCTTCAGAAAGACTGCAGCTTTTAGAGCAGAGAACCGCTATTCTTGATAAAGGAATCAATGATGCCCTGAAACTTTATAAAAGTGGAATGGCAACCTATCTTGAAGTCATTACAGCTCAGAACAATAAACTTCAGAATGATCTGGAAACCATTAATGTAACCCTTGAAAGGTTAAATGCAGAAGTAGACCTGTACAGATCACTGGGCGGTGGAGTAGAATAA
- a CDS encoding universal stress protein, with protein MKTIIVCTDFSQEAENATHYAASIAKENKYRIILFNLQSISIHALNAQVSADFFYTQTLKNQKKLKDKASELKTLYSIETGHHLASGNFMEELEKCILLHECDLIVMGMAEKTLEQKLLGNSVTRAIHKIKKPILIVPSHIEYTGIRKILFAYDTHKSMTWSAMNDIYYFINEFNAEVEVFNVSESLEDFAEVIHDIDLNSGYNLDDIKYSFKMIQSIEVIKAIEEEIKLTNPDLLTMVPYKYNLVESLFHRSKTAIMAYKNKIPLLSIPLNID; from the coding sequence ATGAAAACAATAATTGTCTGCACAGATTTTTCCCAGGAAGCTGAAAATGCCACTCATTACGCAGCATCTATAGCCAAAGAGAATAAATACAGGATCATACTTTTCAATCTGCAATCCATTTCTATTCACGCTTTGAATGCACAGGTTTCGGCAGATTTTTTCTATACTCAAACACTTAAAAATCAGAAAAAGCTGAAAGATAAAGCGAGTGAACTAAAGACTCTTTACTCTATAGAAACCGGACATCATCTGGCTTCCGGCAATTTCATGGAAGAGCTTGAAAAGTGTATACTGCTCCACGAATGTGATTTGATTGTGATGGGTATGGCTGAAAAAACTCTTGAGCAAAAGCTTTTAGGAAATAGTGTAACAAGGGCTATTCATAAAATAAAGAAACCCATATTAATTGTTCCTTCTCATATAGAATATACAGGAATCCGGAAGATTCTTTTTGCTTATGATACTCACAAAAGTATGACCTGGTCTGCAATGAACGATATTTATTATTTTATTAATGAATTTAATGCTGAAGTTGAGGTATTCAATGTAAGTGAAAGTTTGGAGGATTTTGCAGAGGTTATTCATGATATTGACCTGAATTCCGGATATAATCTGGATGATATTAAGTATAGTTTTAAAATGATTCAATCTATCGAAGTCATTAAAGCCATTGAAGAGGAAATAAAGCTTACCAATCCTGACCTTCTGACTATGGTTCCCTACAAATATAATCTTGTGGAGTCTCTTTTTCATCGCAGTAAAACAGCTATTATGGCCTATAAAAATAAGATACCATTACTGTCAATTCCCTTAAACATAGATTAA
- a CDS encoding LytR/AlgR family response regulator transcription factor yields MKINKVLIVEDERPNADRLKRLLLKLRPHIEILSVEDSITSTVHWLENNVVPDVIMMDVRLADGLSFEIFNKHEIKSAVIFTTAYDEYAVQAFKYNSVDYLLKPIEEEELDAALKRYETFMETVPVVGTAIEGLLNYLQPKDYRKRFLIAHRDGYKTVLAEDILYFYTELGISKAMLNTGVVENVPQTLEELEKQLDPKFFFRANRQVIIHINSVKQIFNHFNGKLKLELRNQPDMEVIVSREKASIFKSWMDY; encoded by the coding sequence ATGAAGATTAATAAAGTTTTAATAGTTGAAGACGAAAGACCTAATGCAGATAGATTAAAAAGGCTGTTGTTGAAATTAAGACCCCATATCGAAATCCTGTCTGTAGAAGACTCAATTACCTCAACGGTACATTGGCTGGAAAATAATGTCGTTCCGGATGTCATTATGATGGATGTGCGCCTTGCAGATGGACTCAGCTTTGAAATCTTTAACAAACATGAAATTAAAAGTGCAGTCATATTCACCACAGCATACGATGAATATGCAGTACAGGCATTCAAATACAACAGTGTAGATTACCTTCTGAAACCTATCGAGGAAGAAGAGCTGGATGCAGCATTAAAACGTTACGAAACCTTTATGGAAACCGTTCCGGTAGTGGGAACTGCCATTGAAGGTCTGCTGAATTATCTCCAGCCGAAAGATTACAGAAAACGCTTTCTCATAGCTCATAGAGATGGATATAAAACTGTTCTGGCAGAAGACATCTTATACTTTTATACCGAGTTGGGAATCAGTAAAGCCATGCTGAATACCGGAGTGGTAGAAAATGTTCCACAAACACTGGAAGAGCTTGAAAAACAGTTGGATCCCAAATTCTTTTTCCGGGCTAACAGACAGGTTATCATTCACATCAATTCTGTAAAGCAGATTTTTAATCATTTTAATGGAAAGCTGAAGCTGGAACTCAGAAATCAGCCTGATATGGAAGTCATTGTAAGCCGTGAAAAAGCTTCCATTTTCAAATCCTGGATGGATTATTAA
- a CDS encoding efflux RND transporter permease subunit, whose protein sequence is MLKKIIDRPVLATVISLIIVILGIIGLNQLAVTRFPDISPPTITVSGSYPGGNSETVIRSVVTPLEEQINGVEDMEYMKSTASNDGTFSISIIFKQGVNADQAAVNVQNRVQQATPILPQEVVRMGLTTSKQQNSMVLIFNIYTEDNKQYDETFLQNYANINLIPQVKRVKGVGQAMVFGLKDYSMRIWLNPQKMSSYGLEPADVSRAIADHSLESAPGKLGEESDAALEYVIRYKGKKNKPEQYENIIVKNTGSQVIRLKDVARVEFGAISNTGDNLSNGKNAVTVAIMQTTGSNANQIEIGVNKALDQLSKSFPPGIKYTKVMSTKERLDEATGQVKSTLIEAFILVFIVVFIFLQDFRSTIIPAVAVPVAIIGTFFFLLVLGFTINVLTLFALVLAIGIVVDDAIVVVEAVHSNMEGTDLSGREATHKAMSEITGAVISITLVMSAVFIPIGFMSGSAGLFYKQFAYTLAIAIIISAVNALTLTPALCAVFLKNNHSGEGKKPKGFGQRFALAFNAGFNNMTNRYAKGVRFLIGRKWIAGGLIVAVIGVAGWLMSSTPKSFVPMEDDGFFMYTLSMPPGTALTKTTEVSNKINKILKDVDAVQENTSITGFNLLSNSAGPAYAMGFVKLKPKKERGEIQDIQEVVDMANAKLGAIREGSVMTFRSPPVEGYGMTNDAEIVLQDRMGRNPQVLKAKADELIGQLMQVPEVAFAYTMFRADYPQMELEVNEDKAKQLGVSISNLLGTVQTYFSGDQSQNFSRFGKFYRVNIKADGVFRMDEQAFNDIFVKNDKGDMVPANTLITLKKVYGPESVQRYNLYNSLNINVSPKPGVSNGELMGKLEQTLSKLPSDYSYEWTGLSLEEKSAGNQTIAIFGLCLLFVYLLLAAQYESYILPLAVMLSIPTGIVGAFLGIKAIGLDNNIYVQVGLIMLIGLLAKNAILIVEFAIQRRKAGLSILDSALEGAKARLRPIIMTSLAFIVGMIPLMISTGGMASGNKSISTSAAMGMLSGVVLGVFVIPVLYMFFQYLDEKFSAKKKYNTIENQLTNENI, encoded by the coding sequence ATGTTAAAAAAGATAATAGACCGTCCGGTACTGGCGACGGTAATATCCCTTATCATCGTTATTTTAGGGATTATAGGATTAAACCAGCTGGCGGTGACTAGGTTCCCGGACATTTCTCCGCCTACGATTACTGTTTCAGGATCGTATCCGGGAGGAAATAGCGAAACGGTGATCCGTTCTGTGGTAACGCCGCTGGAAGAGCAGATCAATGGAGTGGAAGACATGGAATACATGAAATCCACAGCGAGTAATGATGGTACATTCTCCATCTCCATTATATTCAAACAGGGAGTTAATGCCGATCAAGCAGCTGTAAACGTACAGAACAGAGTACAGCAGGCCACTCCGATACTTCCGCAGGAGGTAGTGAGAATGGGATTAACCACATCCAAGCAGCAGAACAGTATGGTGTTGATTTTCAATATTTATACTGAAGATAACAAACAATATGATGAAACTTTCCTTCAGAACTACGCGAATATCAACCTTATTCCGCAGGTTAAAAGGGTGAAAGGAGTAGGGCAGGCCATGGTTTTCGGGTTGAAGGATTATTCCATGAGAATATGGCTTAACCCTCAGAAAATGTCATCCTACGGACTTGAACCGGCAGATGTTTCCAGAGCAATAGCAGACCACAGTTTAGAATCTGCTCCGGGTAAATTGGGAGAAGAATCTGATGCTGCGTTAGAATATGTAATCAGATATAAAGGAAAAAAGAACAAGCCGGAACAATATGAAAATATTATCGTTAAAAATACCGGAAGCCAGGTCATAAGGTTAAAAGATGTAGCCCGTGTAGAATTCGGAGCCATTTCCAATACAGGAGATAACCTTTCTAATGGGAAGAATGCGGTTACTGTAGCTATTATGCAGACTACAGGATCCAATGCCAATCAGATTGAAATAGGAGTAAACAAAGCCCTTGATCAATTATCGAAATCATTCCCTCCGGGTATTAAATATACGAAGGTAATGAGCACCAAAGAAAGATTGGATGAGGCCACAGGACAGGTAAAATCTACTTTGATAGAAGCATTTATTCTGGTGTTTATCGTTGTATTTATTTTCTTGCAGGATTTCAGATCTACGATTATTCCGGCAGTGGCGGTTCCGGTAGCCATTATCGGTACATTCTTCTTCCTTCTGGTTTTAGGGTTTACGATTAATGTTTTGACACTTTTTGCCCTTGTACTGGCCATCGGGATTGTAGTGGATGATGCCATTGTAGTGGTGGAAGCCGTCCACAGTAATATGGAAGGAACAGATCTTTCAGGAAGAGAGGCTACCCACAAGGCGATGAGTGAGATTACAGGAGCGGTGATTTCTATTACATTAGTGATGTCAGCGGTATTTATTCCAATCGGATTTATGTCCGGTTCGGCAGGATTATTCTATAAGCAGTTTGCCTATACATTAGCAATAGCGATCATCATTTCAGCGGTTAACGCATTGACTTTAACCCCTGCTTTATGTGCTGTGTTTTTGAAAAACAATCATTCAGGAGAAGGTAAAAAGCCAAAAGGATTCGGGCAAAGATTTGCGCTAGCATTCAATGCAGGATTTAATAATATGACCAACCGTTATGCAAAAGGAGTTCGTTTCTTAATAGGACGAAAATGGATTGCAGGAGGATTAATCGTAGCCGTTATCGGTGTTGCAGGATGGCTGATGTCAAGCACGCCTAAAAGTTTTGTGCCGATGGAAGATGACGGATTCTTTATGTACACTTTAAGCATGCCTCCTGGAACAGCATTGACAAAAACTACGGAAGTTTCCAATAAGATTAATAAAATCTTAAAAGATGTAGATGCAGTTCAGGAAAATACTTCCATTACAGGATTCAACCTGCTTAGTAATAGTGCAGGACCGGCTTACGCAATGGGGTTTGTTAAGCTGAAACCTAAAAAGGAAAGAGGTGAGATTCAGGATATCCAGGAGGTTGTAGATATGGCGAATGCAAAATTAGGAGCGATCAGAGAAGGAAGTGTAATGACTTTCAGATCACCTCCGGTAGAAGGATACGGAATGACGAACGATGCCGAAATTGTGCTTCAGGACCGTATGGGTAGAAACCCTCAGGTTCTTAAAGCTAAAGCGGACGAACTGATCGGTCAGCTAATGCAGGTTCCCGAAGTAGCATTTGCCTACACAATGTTCAGGGCGGATTATCCCCAAATGGAGCTTGAAGTGAATGAAGATAAAGCAAAACAGCTTGGAGTAAGCATTTCAAACTTGTTGGGAACTGTTCAGACCTATTTCTCAGGAGACCAGTCTCAGAATTTTTCAAGATTCGGGAAATTCTACAGAGTGAATATTAAGGCGGATGGAGTTTTCAGAATGGATGAGCAGGCTTTCAATGATATATTCGTAAAGAATGACAAAGGAGATATGGTGCCGGCGAATACCCTTATTACTTTGAAAAAAGTCTACGGTCCGGAATCTGTTCAGCGTTACAATCTTTATAACTCATTAAATATCAACGTATCTCCAAAGCCAGGAGTAAGTAACGGAGAGTTGATGGGCAAACTGGAACAAACTTTAAGCAAATTACCGTCTGATTACAGCTACGAATGGACTGGATTGAGTTTAGAAGAAAAATCCGCAGGAAATCAAACGATTGCCATCTTTGGACTGTGTTTACTTTTTGTATACCTGCTTCTGGCAGCTCAATATGAAAGTTATATTCTTCCTTTAGCCGTAATGCTTTCCATCCCAACGGGAATTGTAGGGGCGTTCTTAGGAATAAAAGCGATTGGACTGGATAATAATATCTATGTACAGGTTGGATTGATCATGCTTATTGGTTTATTAGCCAAAAATGCAATTCTTATTGTAGAATTTGCCATACAAAGGCGAAAAGCAGGTCTTTCCATTCTGGATTCCGCGCTGGAAGGAGCAAAGGCGAGATTACGTCCCATTATCATGACTTCCTTAGCCTTTATTGTAGGGATGATTCCGCTGATGATTTCTACAGGAGGAATGGCTTCAGGAAACAAATCAATCAGTACAAGTGCTGCCATGGGAATGCTGAGCGGCGTGGTTTTAGGAGTTTTTGTAATTCCTGTACTATACATGTTCTTTCAATATCTGGATGAGAAATTCTCTGCCAAAAAGAAGTATAATACGATAGAAAATCAATTGACAAATGAGAATATTTAA
- a CDS encoding efflux RND transporter periplasmic adaptor subunit, whose protein sequence is MNYRKGYLVLSLTAAILYSCGSGQENTQQMQQALPTDFIQVKSGDAEVSTGYPGSIEGQDNVDIKAQVTGYLEAVYIKEGQYVSKGQTLFRINPSVYNEQVNTNEAALKSAMAAQETARLEVEKLKPLVEGKVVSDMQLKTAQASYKAASAQVAQAQSSLGSSKINANFTYIKAPVSGYIGRIPNRVGNLISPSDASPLTTLSSINSVNVYFSMNEADFISHSKASASGNTAENVELILADGSTYSLKGKLENASGNFDRNTGSIQMKAVFQNPDKLLRAGGTARVMIHNALNGVVKLPKTSVKDIQDRFFVYKLNGKDKVKMTQITVSGSTSQDYFIKEGVNAGDKIAINRIDALTDGAQVVATTVHLK, encoded by the coding sequence ATGAATTACAGAAAAGGATATCTGGTTCTCTCACTTACAGCAGCAATATTGTATTCGTGCGGTTCCGGCCAGGAAAATACTCAGCAAATGCAGCAGGCGCTGCCTACAGATTTTATCCAGGTGAAATCCGGAGATGCAGAAGTGTCTACAGGATACCCGGGAAGCATAGAAGGACAGGACAATGTAGATATTAAAGCGCAGGTGACAGGTTATCTGGAAGCCGTATATATCAAAGAAGGACAGTATGTAAGTAAAGGACAGACCCTTTTCAGAATAAATCCATCCGTGTACAATGAGCAGGTGAATACCAATGAAGCTGCTTTGAAATCGGCTATGGCAGCACAGGAAACAGCAAGACTTGAAGTGGAAAAGCTGAAACCCCTTGTAGAAGGAAAAGTAGTTTCTGATATGCAGTTGAAAACAGCACAGGCAAGTTATAAAGCGGCATCAGCACAGGTAGCACAGGCACAATCATCATTAGGGTCATCAAAGATCAATGCCAATTTTACGTACATCAAAGCACCGGTGAGCGGATACATAGGAAGAATTCCAAATAGAGTAGGAAACCTTATCAGCCCATCAGATGCATCACCTTTGACAACTCTTTCAAGTATCAACAGTGTTAATGTGTATTTCTCAATGAATGAAGCTGATTTTATTTCACACAGCAAAGCGTCTGCATCAGGAAATACAGCAGAAAATGTAGAGCTTATTCTTGCTGACGGCTCCACCTATTCTCTTAAAGGAAAATTGGAAAATGCCAGCGGAAACTTCGACAGAAACACAGGAAGTATCCAGATGAAAGCTGTTTTTCAAAATCCTGATAAGTTATTAAGAGCCGGAGGAACAGCTAGAGTGATGATTCACAATGCGCTGAATGGAGTAGTCAAACTTCCGAAAACATCCGTGAAAGATATTCAGGACAGATTCTTTGTCTATAAACTGAATGGTAAGGATAAGGTGAAAATGACTCAGATTACTGTTTCAGGAAGTACGTCTCAGGATTATTTTATCAAAGAAGGCGTGAATGCAGGAGACAAGATCGCTATCAATAGAATTGATGCCCTTACAGACGGAGCTCAGGTTGTTGCGACAACAGTTCATTTGAAATAG
- a CDS encoding sensor histidine kinase: protein MEENNLVIIFTITLFIVVLTMIFIYAVFIKKKTTLLIEQKEKDLRFEKELATSQVEMKEQTLNYIGQELHDDLGQKLSVVRLRQNQLITKLKNNEKEDLIELNELLGECIQDIRNLSKTLITEQIIHFGLAESVEREVQRIKKLKLLKIEFITQKQDIDISPKHGLILFRIIQESINNILKHSKAKNVSIQMEDDCEKLHISISDNGRGFDTNSIQDGSGLKNMELRAKLIHAELSIRSELNKGTQTLITYHKNLL, encoded by the coding sequence ATGGAAGAGAATAATTTGGTCATCATCTTTACGATTACTTTATTCATCGTTGTTTTAACAATGATCTTCATTTATGCTGTTTTCATCAAGAAAAAGACAACCCTGCTGATAGAGCAAAAAGAAAAAGATTTGCGGTTTGAAAAAGAGCTGGCTACTTCACAGGTAGAAATGAAGGAACAGACCTTGAACTACATAGGTCAGGAATTACACGATGATCTTGGACAAAAACTTTCCGTGGTCCGATTGCGGCAAAACCAACTGATTACCAAATTAAAAAACAATGAAAAAGAAGACCTGATTGAGCTCAATGAACTATTGGGTGAATGTATACAGGATATAAGAAACCTGTCTAAAACATTAATTACTGAACAGATTATTCATTTCGGACTGGCAGAATCCGTTGAAAGAGAAGTTCAGCGGATCAAAAAGCTGAAATTATTAAAAATAGAGTTCATTACCCAGAAACAGGATATTGATATTTCCCCAAAACATGGTCTGATCCTTTTCAGAATTATCCAGGAAAGTATCAACAATATTCTGAAACATTCCAAAGCCAAAAATGTTTCCATACAAATGGAAGATGATTGTGAAAAACTGCACATCAGCATTTCCGACAACGGAAGAGGCTTTGATACCAACAGTATTCAGGACGGTTCAGGATTAAAAAACATGGAACTGAGAGCAAAACTGATTCATGCCGAACTGTCTATACGCTCAGAATTGAATAAAGGAACACAAACTTTGATAACCTATCATAAAAATTTATTATGA